TGTGTCTGGACTTGCAGTGTGTCCAAACTCCAAATACCTTATCACTAAGAATATAAGAGTGAGAAATGTGAGATATGATATGTGGGATGATATGAAAAATCTATTCATACTCTGAATCCACGTATTTGGATTTACTACAGTCGTAGCCGTTAATGCTAGCAATCACTACAATCAACCTTTGCACTTTCGAAAGCTATTTTTCACTTCGGGAAGTTCAACTTTTGgaagtgatttttttaattgtgTGTTCCGGAATATCATACTTCTAGAAGTTCAACTTCCGGCCGGAAGTGTATTTTTTATACTTCCAGAAGTTCAACTTTCGGAAGTTAAGTGCAAAACCAACGACTCCAGTGAATCCAGGTCCCAAATCCATCTACACCAAGTAAGAGATAAGAAGGAATAGTTTGTGAAattgagatggaagagaaagtgactATGAGGTATGCACCATTATAAAATAAACGGCTTAAATACTTtaggggtccctgaaattgtacctcgtatcaaaataagtccctgaaaattttttttccgattccggatccctggaattgtttttttaatcagaataagtccctacgccggagaagacggtggttgacgacggcggtcatggcggcgctacgaccagggtgttgggccggcttcgtctcgtcctcaggaactcagtggtggtggtctcgtgggctgggtcgtcacagttgaagagaaaaggccagtcgcaagttgatttcttctcgccggaatttatggagcttctcggtttcttcgttttagctttgtttcttgcgatttcttcgcccagatcagatatatgaaggtctaggagtgttttaaacatgttatttcatggtttgtggaaacaatgaggaggcaaccactgtcttctccggcgtagggacttattttgatcaaacaaatttttctagggacccggaatcggaaatttttttttcagggacttattttgatacggggtacaatttcagggacctacagagtatttaagcctaaaataaaCACACTGACAATGTTGGCAGAAGTAGTAAATTACCCTGCAAAGCCTTGTGCATGTAAGTTGTAGACCTACATTTCTGCAAGGCAATTAATTATATGAGAAAATATCAGAGAGCCAATTAATAGAGAAGAGGCTATATGCTCAACAAAGTTTTAAGAAGGACACAAATAAATTTCTCCCCTCTAAATAGTTTTACCTGCAAATGACTTTTTATGTGAGAAATGGACAGCAAATCTGATTTCATCATCTCTAGAATAGCCTTAGGCTTTGCCTCTGCCATTAACCAATGAATAAATGAAGTGCGTGTTTGAAAATTCTTTTATAGTTGATTCTAAAGCCATAATAATTTTTGGGGAAAAACTTATATGAGCAGCTTCTCAGtaccataattgattatgagaaatgTGAAGTTTGATTCAAACATGTTGGGGTGAGTTACAGGAAGTTTTTTTAAGTGTAACTAgttaataaaatattacaaaGTTAACTTACTTTCTGGACCACCAAGGCTATTAACAATCATCATAAATGGCTCATGCAGATCCTTGCTCCATCTTATTCTTCTTTTACTTGTTGGAGATCTCCTAGAAAGTCCAGGAGCCTGCTTTTCTTGCTTTGTACATGAGCCTAACTAGTATGTCATGAATTACAGTTCATCAGCAACAAAAAAAGCAAATGAACAAGACATAGATTACATATGGTTGATAAAGGGATAAGTTGAATAATTTTTAAGTAAGCACTCTACTTAAGAGTTAAGACGCTTGAATAAATTGATTGTATGTCGAAAAGATTATTCAAAAAGGTTTACTTTATATTGTATTTtggatttaaatttataatcaaGAATAAGAAAGTGAGCCATACATGTAATTTAGAGGACAGTTTACCCAAATTTTCAACAGTTTCAATATTTCCAAACCTTCTCTCTCAATCATGGAGTAGTTTTTGGTTTCTGTTGGCCCCTCAATTTTGATGATTCAACAAATGTTGGTGACTAATTGGGTGGGAAATAACTGTAAGTTACTTTTTTCAAGTGTGGAACAATGATTTCTAGTTTTTGGTTATGTATTTATATCAACTATTAAATTGAGTGCCTAAATAACATCAACATGCCAAATAAGAACTTGTGCAAGAGGAGAAAGACTAGTAGAAAAGGTCATAATGTAGTCTTTCTTTTGTTGAAGACAAACCAAGGATGAATGTCAATTGActctaaaatcaaaatcaatcatGGGGATagaagcttatgtgagtagcttctgagtAACATAATTGGTCCTAAGTTGATTCAAATATGTCATTAAATGAGTTAGAAACTATACAACCTACATAATGAGAAAGTAAGAACCTGATTTCTCTGAAAGGAAATTTCAAGGGGACTCTTGTCTGTGGCAGCATTATTCCTCAATTGTTCTTGTAGCAAGTGATCATATAATGGCATACCAGGCTCAATTTTACCATAATTTTCAGAACAAGAATGGCTATCTTCACTGCTAGATATGAAAGACTCAGCAACCGAGTGCAAGGAGCTTGTGAATTGAGAGGAGGGTCGATCTTGTACTGTACTGGTAACATTAGTGAAGTTATCTTCAGAGCCTTGGAAAATCATCATTGGTGTAGAGGGAAACTCATAGCACCAACCAGGGACATCaatgttctgattctgaccatgatcatgttcttgagcttgaaaaCTCACAAGGCTTTTAGCACTTGCACCAAAAACAGGTGATGCTGTTGTTGTCACAAAGTTGTAGGGTGATTTGATTGGTTCAaaactcagaagttctgatCCAACAACTTCCCAACAAGGAGTTCCATTCATCATGAAAGGGTGCTGCTACGTGCTTTTCTTCACCTAAACTCTTGACTCTTCAGCAAATACACTTGAATTGAACTTTGTTATGTCTTTATATGCCACAACCTGGTTAGGGAAAAGAAAAAGGGCATAATTAAAAATTAGTGCCCGTACAAATTGAGGAAAAGTTAACAACAGACAGTGAGGAAAAAGTTAATAATGTATGCAGACATAGCTTATGTCCTTGTACATAGAGAATATTTCAATGTATCAGGACAATTATTTTGTCTAAATACACTCTTGAGACATTAAAAGCATGCATTTAGCCTTACATAGAAACTAACAGACACTCACAGGTGACTCACAGTGCATTACTTTGGATACGCGGGGAATTATTTGTTTAAACTATAGAGATTAGCATTAAACAAgtacataaaattaaatatgagtAATATACACTTATCCCCTCGAGCTTTGTCAGAACAACATTCAACTTCATTCTTTTCCAAAATTTACGTTCCACCTCACCCCTCTAACATATGAGCTATGTAAAGTTACCGATAGTCTTAGCCGTCAATAACTTGACCCTCTTTTCAAATTATGATCATAAGTTCCTACGGGCACCTAAACATCAGTAGGGCATGGATAACCTCTCAAGGGTGACATGAATGAGATCATTGGGTTATACTGATGGCGTGactattaaataatttaaattttttcattGTTACCATTTACCAACGACTTTATTAATGACCAAGGTCATTGGTAACATATAAAAAGGTGTTCGCAAAATGTTTTCTCACCACGCCTTGGACatactcctcctcctcttcgTTATCTTGCTTTTAGTTTTGTGATTTTGtctttataaaatgttttttctGAGTGATACCCACGCAGAAAGATTGGTACATTACTACGGTGGACCATGTTAAAAATCGGTCAACCTATAAATCATGTTATAATTACTTGTTATAAATTGCAGAACTTAGTATATGTTATTTGCAGCATGATCTTAAGTGTAAAAAtgaatttgcaaaaaaaaaaaaaaactcttttaaTTTGGACCAGATTTTTCTTAATCCATAATAGACAAAACTTATAAATAAAACATATTGTTGAAACATAAGTTCATTGAAAAGGCTATGAATAATAGTCTAATAACAGAGAAATAGTGTATCAGCATAGCATTAGTTCAGATTAAATGGAACCTTTTTTCCTACTTACCAAAAATTAAATGGAATCCTATCAAAACAAGTAGAAGAGCACACAATTCTAAAAGCATATAAACACTAATATATATTGCAGTAAATGGTATTGCTCACCATTTCTTTCTTCTATATGTAATGATCATGTAGAGCCTGGATACTTGTCTGATTCAACCCAAACCAACGTATCAAATCATCATCCAAACTTGAGTGAACTGTAAAAGGGAAAAGGAGAGCATTTGATTAGAAGAATGATAAAGCACATGGATAAATAGCAATTAGCAAGTAAATTAACTACAAGTTCTCATTGGCATTGAGCTCAACCTAATTCTCTGTCAAAAGCGACCTGGCAAGCCGGTGACAGTAAGCAAGAGGCAGCGAGGAGCAAGATCCGGTGGCGACGATGACAACTCTTATAAGGGCTGCACTGATGGTAGCTTAGGGTGGTACTTGATGCTCATATATATGTCGACTGAGGATAACGATGCCTAGACTTTGTAGTTCTTTAAGAGGGACATTGTTTTTGGCTAAAGGACTAGACATCACTAGTGTGCCAATATTGTCATGCTTTGATAATGTACaataaaaacatcataacaaacCTTTTCATTGCACATATgttatcacttttttttatataaaaaaaggtTTTGACAGATTTGGCTCAGCTCACCACCACGGATCAGGACATGTCTTTGTGATTACAGGTTGCTTACAAATGTACTTACAGATCATCCTCCAACACAACTCTCATATGAACCACGAGAATCAAAATACACAATTTTCTGAAAGAAAGTAGTATATCATTACCAATTGAGCTAACATGTATTTGGTATAAATGTTATTACTAATGATTAGAATATATCCTCTATGCACAACTTCATATATTAATCTTCCGAAAAAATTCTTCAGAATGATGACACGAGTATAAAGATGCAACACGAAGATGACAAAAGAATGTCGACACTCTAACTATTGATGGTCTCCATCATGTACTAAATTGAGGACATGCAGAGGATAATCAAATAAGACAGgcaaaaaaataatgtaaaagaaTCGTCGAGAAAGGGAATAGGCCATAGCCAAGAATAAATGATCAGTATTCTATCATTaacatgaagaaagattggagaGTGGAGACATCAATGGATCCATTGAAATATAGTCGCCATGTTGAAAACTCTTTGGCCTTTGTTTATAGATCCAATGACTAGTTAATTTTTAGTGCTTGCGAATGCAGGGTTAGATCTATCTAGGCATGGTAATGGGCGGTGGCGCGGTGCGTCGCTAGGTTTGACACTCCTCATCCCGCTCGAACACATGATTAAAGTAATGTCTTCAAATGGTAGTCTAAGTGATAACATTTGAGGGAGAGGGACATGTAAGTGTAGGTACAGGGATTAGCCTATGCAAAGGATAAAAAAACCTCCtcccagaagaagaaaaaaatggccGATAAAAAAACACGACTAAACTGATCTCACACATTAGAACGAGAGGTATTTTGAGACTATTGATATGAGCGGGAAGGGCATAATAGAAGAAATAACACCCTGAAAATACTCGTGTCATTATTGTCAGGGCAATCGTCAAATCAAAATGTTAAACAAGACATTTTGGCTCATGTTAAATTCCCTATTCAACCTTCAAATTTACGCCACTTCTCATTTGTCTTTGTTCCTGGAGTGGTCTGATAGTATGACAAACGGTGGTTGGTcgcttctctcttctttttcccaAAGAATCATTCCAAGCACTTGGGTAAATTGATTGATGATCTATAAAACCCAAAAACCCTTCAAGAAAATACTAAATTACTAATGGCAACGACTTTTTACTGACGGCGCTAAAACCGTCACAAAATCTCGCTATTACTTATAATTAGCTATCAGTAAcgagttattattatttttttaaaaaattaacttacAATAGAAAATGTCGTCAATAATTTGGCGGTAATTTTTGTGGGATTAATTACCGACGGTTTTGACAAAGAAAAAAATCGTCAgtaatttcaaaatttgaaattgcGCCTGCCAATAACTTTGCGGAccttaagaaattaaataaattattaccGGAAAAACCGTTGGagatttcaaattttgaaattgcCGCGTACCAATAACTTGGCGGGctttaaaaatttcaaaaaattatttactGACAATTCTTCTGACGGAAAGAAGTcatcaataatttcaaattttgaaaatgacGCCTACGAATAACTTGGCAAgctttaaaatttgaaatttccgCCTACCAAAGACTTggcaaacataaaaaaaatcaaaaattagTTATCAGTAGCTTTACTGATGGCCCAAACCATTAGTATCCCGAAAAAACCCATTTGTAACCTATTGATTGATAAATATGTCGGTAACCTAAAAATACAAATTTGTAGACCATTTTACTCACACCTCTTCTTTTTCAATGTCACCTTGACATTTTCATTTGCAACAAAAGGAGTTTTTTCTTACAGAATTAATTAATGACGGAACATATTTCTTTGCTCATTCCTCATTCTTCTTATGATCTCTATTGCCTAaccataatttttttcttggagAATCCTCCTCTAACTAACTGATGTGGGTGTTTTAGCCGATCATCCTGGGGTGTGTCGGCTAGGAGTTTGAGAAAAACCCGAGTTATGCGAGTGGTCGGTAAATTTGAAGCTCCATATAGCTCCAAAAGCTCTATGCAGTATTAAGAGCATGCTGCATGACTATCCAAGCTCCAAAAGTTGAATATAGAGATTCAGTAAATTCAAATTTGATAATTCAAAAATTATCATATCATGGGTTAAAGCCTAAAGGGTAATTTCAGGTGTCACCTAAAATGAGTGACTGAAAACTTATTTGATCTTTAAATTTaacatatttttgtttttaagtttattttattgtagtGGACATATAAAAGACCAGGAAAATATCACTTTCTAACTTTTAATACCCTATCACGGTTATGACTTTGGCATGCACGCCATCGATCAGTTTAGATTAACTATCCTTTGTATATAACAGTTACTAATACTTAATATGGAGACTCTCTTCCATTGGCGATGGAGTTAGCAAGTTGCTTTCTAAATATGTAAAAACTTTCTGAGATTCCACCCGTTCCAAATTGCCAATTATTTAAGTTTGGATCTCCATCTCCCAtactataataataattaaagtaTCAATGATGTCTATCTTGGTGATTGGTGAAGGTTCTCTTCCACAGATTACTTTAATCCTCAATAAGAAGGGCGGGATGAGAGAGAGAGCTATAGATAACTATGTCACATACAGGACAGCAAAAACTATAgaattataatttatatgtctatttatttatttatgtgtgCTTTGTTCTCCTCCTTGAAAATAGTTACCATAAGCTATAGATCCCTAATGTAGTGTGTGAACATAACGAAATGCCAAGGAAAGACGCTAtgattaaataaaaacaaagcactAGATTCCGGTCATTTCAAGGAGGTTCACTCTTTAAGCCTTGACCAATATCAATCAACAagagattctttttatttttgatgttTACTCAATACAAGTTTTGCTAAAATGACAAAATGATGTTGATATCAGATTCCGTTAATAATTGAAGGATTCAATTATCATAAGAATCtaaatttttattataaataaatattacgAATAACTCTGCTAATTATAATGATGGTTAAAATTCGTTGTTCAATATTCACTTGCCTAATTACTAAAGAACCTGTGGACATTTTTTAACCAATCATGATTTGACAATTTTGAAATGGtatgaattaattttaaaacaagCTGCATTGAAACTACTGTTGTGATGTGAGGATGAAAATGAGCCTTGAACCCGTTAAATACCTgtaaaaaaacacacacacctTAAATTAAAGGGAGTTGTTATTCGGACACCCCTACATCTATTTGAACCCCCTTTAAAATGCAAAAATACTTATCTATGCACTTTCAAAGTGTGAGCATAACGCACTTTAGAGGTGCGTCCATAATGCACATTGAAAGTGCGTAGGTAACGCacacactttcaaagtgcgaacGAAAATTGAAAATAGATGTGCGGGGAGTCTGAATAGATGTCGGGGGGTCCGAATAACAATTACCTAAATTAAAAGtataattttgatgtttttgagtttgggtttgtgCATAGAACTGATAATAGTGTTGCTGACGCTTTAGTTAAGTTAGTTTTCGTTTTGGTTGTTATGGTTTGGATTGAAGAAACTTCATTGAACGGTTGGAGGTTTCCTCTAACATCTAGAATGATGTTCTTACCTCTGTggcttttttttaattgaatgaaaccaaatttcaaaaaaaaaaaagtaaaaatatataGGGTTCATTTACTATACACAAGAAAATACTTGTGTAAAGTTACACAAACCTAAATTTACTTGTTATAATAGGTTACTTTGCaggtaattttatttttattttttaactaattattatttaatcatTGTTATGGTTTAACCCACCACCATCTTAATTTCCTCCTGTGACAAAAATacccaccaccaccttcttGGCGATTGTGGCTGAAGAGAAGAGTGGCGACGCCGGTGGTGGGAGGAGAGACTGCGGTGGCGACTGGAGCGAGCTAGGCTTGGATCTGAGAACGAGGCACTCTCTTCCCCTTCCTTTTCCCCAATTTTTGCGACTATGGAGCACCCAAAATCGACATCCTCTGCAACTCGATCTCCCTGCTTCATCGTCAACGACATAGAACGTCGCGGCGCGCGTGGCTCCTAGGAACCCAAATCGATTTCGTCACGGACCTTGCTTGGGATTCTGATGGGGTGAATAAAGCACTGGTCAATTGAATTCTCCATGTTTCAGTGGTTTTAGATTTGGGGGTTTAGGGGTTTTCAATCTTTGATTGATTAACTAACCATACATGTTTTCAATCTTGTaggttttctttcatctttccATTTCCTGGATGTGAAATTTCTGGAATTAATGCCCAAAGGTCCTAGCTTTCA
This is a stretch of genomic DNA from Lotus japonicus ecotype B-129 chromosome 1, LjGifu_v1.2. It encodes these proteins:
- the LOC130730697 gene encoding myb family transcription factor PHL5-like isoform X2, yielding MMNGTPCWEVVGSELLSFEPIKSPYNFVTTTASPVFGASAKSLVSFQAQEHDHGQNQNIDVPGWCYEFPSTPMMIFQGSEDNFTNVTSTVQDRPSSQFTSSLHSVAESFISSSEDSHSCSENYGKIEPGMPLYDHLLQEQLRNNAATDKSPLEISFQRNQLGSCTKQEKQAPGLSRRSPTSKRRIRWSKDLHEPFMMIVNSLGGPEKAKPKAILEMMKSDLLSISHIKSHLQKCRSTTYMHKALQERSEGRHRTDGVTELQVQIHMQIEESRKLQLEVRRSICLQLEMQQNLKMLIEGQRKELKVMLDRQKERT
- the LOC130730697 gene encoding myb family transcription factor PHL5-like isoform X1: MMNGTPCWEVVGSELLSFEPIKSPYNFVTTTASPVFGASAKSLVSFQAQEHDHGQNQNIDVPGWCYEFPSTPMMIFQGSEDNFTNVTSTVQDRPSSQFTSSLHSVAESFISSSEDSHSCSENYGKIEPGMPLYDHLLQEQLRNNAATDKSPLEISFQRNQLGSCTKQEKQAPGLSRRSPTSKRRIRWSKDLHEPFMMIVNSLGGPEKAKPKAILEMMKSDLLSISHIKSHLQKCRSTTYMHKALQERSEGRHRTDGVTELQVQISHMQIEESRKLQLEVRRSICLQLEMQQNLKMLIEGQRKELKVMLDRQKERT